In Pirellulales bacterium, the genomic stretch ACACCTGACACCAGCGATATTCAAGCGCCGATTCACCGAATACCACTGGAGGACAGGCGAGCCGCCCGTCAAGATGCTTCATAAAGACGAGGGGATATGCTTCTTGTCGGGAATTGAAGGGCATTTCGAAGGAGGGGGCGAAGAGGTTTCCGTGCGACTGGCCGACGACGGCTATTGGTACCTCGGAGGCAGATCAGGCCAGGACCAACTCGGCGCCGCCGCCGTTGGAGTCGAATGGGCACGGCCGGGCGCGCACCGGATCGACGTTGAAGAACACAAATGGTCGGTGGGTGATTCACCCGTCGAACTCTTGAAAAAGCGGCAAGGGTTCGCATTCCTATCGTCCGTATCAGGACATCTTTGGGGATATGGCGAGGAAGTCGGAGTTTACCTGGGGACCGACGACACCTGGTATTTCGGGGGCAGATCGGGCCAGCCAGACGTGCACGCGACGGCGACAACGATCCGTTTCTCGAAATCGGCGACCAGCGAGCCGCCGCACCGTGCCGCGGGCGAGCCGCTCGCGCCGAGTTCCACTCCTGCCAACGTCGCGGCGGAAAAGGCGTCTGGCTCAACCCAATTCCCAGTTGGCCAATGGGTCGGCCTCCTGCACCTGATTGATCCAAATCGGGATAGCGTCAAAGGTGTTTGGCGGCCGCGCGGGCAAGAATTGGCCTGCGAACCCGGAAAATTCAGCCGGATTCAAGTGCCCGTCGTCGTTGACGGCGGCTATGATCTGGAAGTTGAATTCACGCGGACTTCGGGCGACGACGCTGTCGCCACGATGTTTGCGGTCGGTTCCCACGTTTGCATGGTCAACCTCGGCGGTTGGAAGAGCGCCGCCAGTGGTCTGATGAACATCGATGGCCACGAAGCAAACGATCCGCAAAATCCGTTTGCGGTGCGGCCCGGGTCGCTCGAAAACAATCGTCGCCATCGGCCTGATGGACGTGGATGGCCATCCTGCAAACGGTTGATGCCGCGGCCGGTCGCGGCGAATCGACCGGCGACCTAAACCCTTGCGATTTCACACCGAACGGCGTTGATTCAAGCCGTTGCAATCTGTTGCAAGGAGTGGAGCGGAAGGGGATCGAACCCTCAACCTCTGCATTGCGAACGCAGCGCTCTCCCAATTGAGCTACCGCCCCAGACGGCGGAGCCCTCTTTCGAGCCCGTCGCGGAGTGCTTCCCATATTAGATTTGCCGCCGTGGGTTGTCTAGCCAGACGAATACCCTGGATTGCGGCAAGGGCAGCATGCCGCCGGCCACTGCTTAGGAGTGCATTCTTGGCAACTCGTCGCCGCGGGCGATGAGCTCGGCCTCGGCCGTGGCCAGGTTTTCCAGTCGGCTCCGCACTGCTTCCTCCGGGCCGAATCGATTCGCGAGGCGGACATAGGTGCTGTGGTGCCGCGCTTCGCTCTCGAACAGGCCATCGTAGAACGACGCCAACTCGCGGTCCGGCAGATGCTCGCGCAGCAATCCGAATCGTTCGCAGGATCGAGCCTCGATCAGGCTGGCCACGAGCAGCCGATCAATGGCCTTTTGTGGCTCTTGTTTTCTGACCAATTCGTTCAACTGCCGGCCATAGCTCCCCGGCGCCAAGCGGCGGAACCGAATGCCGCGCCGCTCGAGCAGGTCCAGCACCATGCGAAAATGCGACAGTTCTTCGTCGACGATATCGGCCATCTCGCGACACAATTCGACCCGATCGACGTAGGCAAAAATCAGGTTCAGCGCCGTGCCGGCCGCCTTTTTCTCGCAATGAGCATGGTCGATCAAAAGCGTCGGCACGTCGGGCAACACCTGGTCGAGCCAACGCCGCGGCGATGCAGATTTGAGGCTGAGCATTACATCATTGGCCGACGATTCGCGGCCGGCGGTTGGCTGCCGATTTGAATCCGATCCCCGGGCGGTTTCTATCGTACCATTCCGCGGCGAAGTTCGGCCAGCGTGTAGAACGTGTCGCGCCAGCGGATGCCGCCTTGTCGAAGCGTCTTTGTCGTCGAGTGGACTCCGGCCCAGCAAAACAGCAGAAACCCGAGCGGAACGAGCGGCAGCACCCACGCTGGCCAGCGGGCCCGGCGGAGTTGGATCACGCCAGGAATTGCCGGCGCCCAAAGGCTGGCCAATCCGATCCAGCCGATCGGCGGCGGCGCAAGCCACGGCGCTGCGATCGAAACCCCGATCAGGGCCGCGACAAACAAAATGACCAACGCACTCTTGGCGATGCTATAGTGCAACGCGGCGAACCAATTTTTTTCCACCGCCCGCACCGAGCCGGCAAGGCTCAATGCCCATTCTGCTTCGAGGTCGGCCAGCCCTGTGTAGATTCGCTGCCGAAACCCGGCCCGCCGCAAAAGCAGGCCAAGCTTGGCATCTTCGACCACTTCCAGTCGCAACGGCTCATGCCCGCCGATGGCTCGATAGGCTTCGCGGCGCACGAGGTTAAAAGCGCCGATGCCGATCGCGCGATGGCCGCGGTCGCGATTGATTTGCCATGCCGGCGCATAGAGCGCGAGGCATTGCGACCAGGCGAGCATGACGCCGCGAGTTGCGGCCCCGCTGCAATTGATCGCTGGCCAGAGGCACAGATGATCTGCTCGCTCGGCCCGCGCGGTAGCGATGGCCCGGCCGACAAGGTCGGGGGCCATATGAATATCGGCATCGGCGAGCAAAATCCATTCGCCCCGAGCATGTTCGGCGCCGCGCCACAGTGCGTGGCATTTGCCGAGCCAGCCGTCCGGCAGCGATTCGATGTGAAGAACATGCAGCCGATCGAACTCGGCGGCGAGCCGGTCGAGAATTTGAGGCGTGGCATCGGTCGAGCGGTCGTCGACCACGGTGAGATCGAGGGCAACATTTTGTTGGGCCAACAGCCAGCGCAGCGTTTGTTCGATCCGCGCCCCTTCATCGCGGGCCGCAACGATGACCGACACCGTCGGCAGTGGCTCATGGGGCAGTGGCTCAGGCGGCAGTGGCTCGGGAGGCAGTGGCTCGGGCAGTGGCTCATGCTCAGCGGAAGGCTTGCGCAGCGGTAGCGGGGGCGATGCCAGCAGGTTCACGAACACGGCCGCCGAAAGGAGCCACCAGCATCCGGCGGCAATGAGTACGACGTATTGCATGCAATAAGCTCGAAGTGCGGGCGGAGGAATTGGTGGGGCCGTGCCCGCGCAACCGCAGCCGGTTATAATAGCGTTTGCTCGTGCTCCCGTGGATCGTGGTCAAGTGGTAGCTTATCGGAACCTTCTTCGTGACCAAGTCTGACTCCGCAGCGTCTCGCTCAGCAACCGCAAACCGTCGCTCGGCGCAACCGGCGCCGCTTCGAATTTTGCTATTCGCGCTCGGATTGGCGGGAGGGGCGCTCATCGCTTGGGCGATCACCCGTGCTGCGATCGGCACGACCGCTCGTCAAGACGAGCACAAACCGGCTGCTCCGGCCGTGGTCAATGGGATGTTTCTGCCCACCAGGCCGAACAGGGGCCGATCGCCGTCGTCGGGGCCCGCTGGGATGGTTTGGATTCCTGGCGGCGAATTTTCGATGGGCTGCGACGATCCCCGCGATTTTGTTTGCGGTGGTTCGGAGCCGATGGCCGATGCGCGGCCGATCCATCGGGTTTATGTCGACGGATTTTGGATGGATGCGACCGATGTGACGAACGAGCAGTTTGCGAAATTCGTCGCTGCCATGGGTTATGTCACCATCGCCGAGCAGAAACCGAGGGCCGAGGATTTTCCCGGCGATTCACTTGAGAAGCTCGTGGCCGGCTCGACGGTGTTCACGCCTCCCCGCGAGCGCGTGCCGCTCGATGATTTCCGCCGCTGGTGGCGTTATCAGCAGGGAGCGAGTTGGCGCCATCCCGAAGGGCCGGGAAGCGATCTCAAGGGGCGGGAGAAATATCCGGTCGTGCATGTGGCCTATCCGGATGCGGTGGCCTACGCCCGCTGGGCAGGCAAGCGGCTTCCCACCGAAGCCGAGTGGGAATTCGCCGCACGCGGTGGACTCACAGGAAAGCCTTACGCCTGGGGCGATGAATTGCATCCCGGCGGGAAATACATGGCCAACACCTTTCAGGGCGAATTTC encodes the following:
- a CDS encoding tRNA-(ms[2]io[6]A)-hydroxylase, translating into MLSLKSASPRRWLDQVLPDVPTLLIDHAHCEKKAAGTALNLIFAYVDRVELCREMADIVDEELSHFRMVLDLLERRGIRFRRLAPGSYGRQLNELVRKQEPQKAIDRLLVASLIEARSCERFGLLREHLPDRELASFYDGLFESEARHHSTYVRLANRFGPEEAVRSRLENLATAEAELIARGDELPRMHS
- a CDS encoding glycosyltransferase family 2 protein: MQYVVLIAAGCWWLLSAAVFVNLLASPPLPLRKPSAEHEPLPEPLPPEPLPPEPLPHEPLPTVSVIVAARDEGARIEQTLRWLLAQQNVALDLTVVDDRSTDATPQILDRLAAEFDRLHVLHIESLPDGWLGKCHALWRGAEHARGEWILLADADIHMAPDLVGRAIATARAERADHLCLWPAINCSGAATRGVMLAWSQCLALYAPAWQINRDRGHRAIGIGAFNLVRREAYRAIGGHEPLRLEVVEDAKLGLLLRRAGFRQRIYTGLADLEAEWALSLAGSVRAVEKNWFAALHYSIAKSALVILFVAALIGVSIAAPWLAPPPIGWIGLASLWAPAIPGVIQLRRARWPAWVLPLVPLGFLLFCWAGVHSTTKTLRQGGIRWRDTFYTLAELRRGMVR
- a CDS encoding formylglycine-generating enzyme family protein yields the protein MLFALGLAGGALIAWAITRAAIGTTARQDEHKPAAPAVVNGMFLPTRPNRGRSPSSGPAGMVWIPGGEFSMGCDDPRDFVCGGSEPMADARPIHRVYVDGFWMDATDVTNEQFAKFVAAMGYVTIAEQKPRAEDFPGDSLEKLVAGSTVFTPPRERVPLDDFRRWWRYQQGASWRHPEGPGSDLKGREKYPVVHVAYPDAVAYARWAGKRLPTEAEWEFAARGGLTGKPYAWGDELHPGGKYMANTFQGEFPVKDEGADGFRGLAPVAQFPPNGYGLYDMAGNVWQWCSDWYRPDYYALLASSDRVTRNPTGPSDSYDPAEPDMQKHIERGGSFLCTEQYCTRYIVGSRGRGEVNSASNHLGFRCVKSPREVVGQ